GTTTTGATGATCTTTAACATGGGAGACTTGTATGAACATTTAGAGATCCTTTTATGCATGTTTAGGGTAAAAAGGTTCTGTTTTTCCATGCCAAATCACGTGATGCCATGATCCATGATGATTTTATTCAAAAACCTTGCTAAACTTGTCATATATGCCTAGATCTAAATTGATGATCAATAACATGTGTTAAGATGGGTTGTATGTTGATGTTTATGATTGAAAAGCTTGCTGGAAATTGATGTGTGAAGCATGACTAAAAGTTTTGAAAACCTTATATTCTTTATAGGTCACGACCGAACCCTAATTTTGAGGCTTTAGGCGATTTTTCTTATCTTCTTGACTATTTGTTTGAGTTGATGTATTGTTGCTGATTTTTACTACTTGAGGTATGAAAatcatgattaattgatgtgCTATGATGTTTGTCCGAAACCCTAAGTACTCTCTAGGGTTTGGGCATCGATTTACTTTTACATGTGAGAGTTGGTTGGATATCTACTATATTTGTGGGGGGAACGAGGCAAAACCCTAAACCTCTTGATGATTATACTATGCATGAAGACCGATTATGGTACCCTAAATTATGATATTGGTAATGAACCTTGAGAAGTGAATTCACTTCAAAGTAGTGATTATGTGGTTATAGTGCTAGTCataggctatggaccatgagaacgatggtgtcgttagagacaaacggttacttgcacgggAGGATGaatttgtggattgactgtgtggtctccacgtgataaccgtgatttagtcatgggataaGGATTGACTGTATGGTCTCCTTGAGAACttatggattgactgtgtggtctccatgtgacttgggttgactgtgtggtccccttgtgtgttcatctgcggatgatctatattggccaaggtgttgaggtggtGGTGTGAATAGTGAGGACGTTAGTCTAACTAAACCGTAGGTTGCTAACTTGAGATGTGGGATTTTGAGACTCTTGTTATTTGTATGTTTATGTTCGAACTGTGTTTATTTGTGAGTCTTGCATGAGAACTGACCCTCTTTTATGTGTTTACTTGTTTgttctggggggggggggggcgccAGATGGTTCGGACCACGAACACGGTGCCTACCTGGAAGCCAACTCTCCATGACGAGAATAAAGACGAGGCGTGGGTGTCCGACGCACACCAGGTCCGTCGCATTTACGTCGGCAGTGCCACAATTTCGGGAACCAACGAGAATGGAGAGTGTGTCGAGGTTCAACAACATAATGGGAGGGTGAAGCTACCGTTTGCACCCCCTCGTTTCCAAACCCCTATGGACTTGGAGTCAGAGACATCTTCTGTTCGAGAGACTGTGTCGGAGCTGATCCTTCCGAAGACATGGAGGTTGAACAGAAAGAGCCATTAGTGGAGCGTGAGGAGCCACCACAACCTGAAGTGCAAGAATAGGAGCTTCCGGAGCCGCAAGACGAGGAATGGGTTAGAGAGAACCGTAGCAAGAGTGAGCGGAAGGTTCAGAGCTTCTTTCGTCTGCTGGTCGAGTCCTACTTTGAGAAAGAGGGTGACATCTACCGTGGCTTGAGGAATCACATGCTTAGAGAGTTCACAAATGAGCCGATACCGGACGATGAACCCAttattgatgaagaagaagatgatgttgatGACGAGGCAGATGAGTAGGGTTATGGggtttggactgggcgagacccccgggtccctcgcccaggggcgctgGCTTAAGGCGAGAACTACATTAAGGATTTGGGCCCTTGTCCcgaaggcccaactggcccattaggatgatttagaggcgctaggcccaacttccccaactataaataggggagggataccaattgtaaaggacttttagTTCATTTGTGCAATAATGATGACCCGGGTGTTTAAGTTACTTTTCTAGCTTATTTTTATgcattttgatatattatttagggtATTTTAGTCAATCCAGGCCACCTTAGAACTATTTCATGCACTTTActatttttatatgtttttagtatttttctataatttttatgaattttatttacattttattaggattttcggATTAATAAAGAGGAGCTGATCTGACGCTGATAGTCCACGGGAATTACCATGCACTCGCAGCAAATTAATGGCTGTTGTTTCATCCCTGCCACATGGCTTAATCACGCCGAAGGTCCGCCATACGACCGCGGTCCGTGAAACACTGGAATCCACCCCTTTAAGCTCCGTCCAATGGAGCTGTGACACGTGGCAGAGTTGTTGGGCTTTTTGTCTTGTTCACGTGAAAGAAACAGAGCGCATTACAGGTGGgatttgagaaagaaaaagggaaaatatatatatactgaCAGTATAAATTCAGAATAGGGTAAGCAGCCAAGTAAAAAGGAGAGGAGACAGTGCAGAGACGgtggaagagaagaaaaacgtGATTGAATATTTTAGGTTCTTGGGAGCGACTCCAAGAACTTCTGAGGAAGTGTCCAAGTCATAATATTTCTGCTGGTGAATAAGTGGACAAATTCTACTCATCATTGCGTGAGTACGCAAGAGGTATGTTGAACGCAGCAGCTAATAGTGCATTTGATTCATTGCCTGCACACAGAGCTCTTGAGATCATCGACAATTTGGCCACTAGATCTTCACAGTCAGATTATGATAGGGAGAACCGGGAAAGTGTGCATGAAGTTGGAACAAATGATGATGTTCTCGCCTCCAACAGGAAGTTGTCACAAAAGATGGATGCAATAGTACAACGTTTGGATGGTCGCAAACTGAGTGCTGAAGATGCTGCATTTGATGAGGAAGTGAAGGCAATGGGTAATCCTCAAAACAGCCCTTACTCAAATACTTATAATCAGGgttggaggaatcaccctaacTTTTCATGGAGAGATCAAGACAAGTCTGGAAATTCAAGGGAGTACTCTAATCAAAGGACTTATGGTCAAGATCAGAAACCTCAACCCTCTCAAGAGCAAGGAAGTGGGAAGAAGAGCCTAGAAGAAATTGTGGGAGAACTGGCCCAAGCTACTAGCAAGCTTCAGGTATCCACAGATAGCTTCATTAATGAATCCAGAAATAACTTCAAAAATCAGGAGGCTTCAATCAAAAATTTGGAGAATCAGGTCGGTCAAATTTCCAAACAATTATCTGAGAGATCTCCAGGTATGTTTCCTAGTAACACTGTGCCTAATCCTAGAGAGAATATTTCTGCTGTTACTCTAAGAAGTGGAAAAGTTATGCatcaaattgaaaagaaaaaagataatgAAAAGAATAAGAGTGAGACTGGGAATAAAAGTGCATCTGAAGTGAGAAGTAAGGAAAAAGAACAGAGTGAAGATAGGTTagtgaaagagagaaaagtAGATTTAGAAAATAATAAGTTTACAAAAGTTCCTTTTCCCCATTTCCCCACTAACATAGCAAAGAGGAGGTTGGAGAAGCAATTCTCCAAGTTTGTTTCTATGTTTAAAAAGTTGCGTGTAGACCTCCCATTCTCTGAAGTTTTAGAAAAGATGCCTCAATATGCCAAGTTCATGAAGGAGATACTTTCTAAGaaaaggaagttgagtgaggagAATGACATCGTTGAGCTTACTGAGGAGTGTAGCGCTATTCTGCAAAAGAAGCTTCCACCTAAAAGAAAGGATCCAGGTAGTTTCACTCTACCTGTTAATTTTGGGTCTTCAAAGGAAGTGAGAGCTTTATGTGATTTAGGGGCAAGCGTCAACTTAATGCCCCTATCAATGTTCGAGCGACTTAATGTTGGAGAGCTGAAGCCAACAATGATGATGCTTCAACTAGAAGACCGCTCCATGGTGACTCCTTGGGGAGTTGTTGAAGATGTGCTAGTGAGAGTAGGAGAGTTTGAGTTTCCGGTGGATTTTGTGATAATTGATATGGACGAGGACTCTAAAATACCATTGATTCTGGGAAGACCATTCCTAGCCACTTCACAAGCGAAAATAAATGTGGGAAAAGGAACAATATCTTTAAGGGTAGCTGATGAGAAAATCACTTTCACCATATTTGACCTGAAGCCAAAGCAAATTGAGAAGAATGATGCATTCTTGGTAGAGATGATGGAAGAGTGGAGTGATGAGAAGTTGAAGCAGTTCTTCCTTAAAGAAAAAGCTGGAGCatcaaataagaagaaaaagcaGAACACGCAGAGCGACCAAACTGAGAAAGTCTACTCAATGAGCATGGTTGTCAACTCAAAGCAGAAGGAGGAGAACCTGAGAAATCAAGCTGAACCAGTTCATCTTGAAAGCGTTGTGGCCAACATGGTGCGGAAAGAGGAGAAAGCGAAAGGAGAGTGCTTCATATGGAAGCCAAAACATAAGAAAGATGAGAAACTTCCTATCCCTTCTAACTCTAAACTTAATAATTGTGTTCATGCTTTTAAGATTGCTTGCAAGAACATGGTGAAAATGTGTGCTGAGTTTAAGGAACCTGGAAGTGCAATGCACTATGGGGTAAACCCCGGATAGAATTCTTAGTCCGGTGAAGTCTAACAAAGACTATAAAATTGtgcttcttgggagacaacccaagcggtagttttagttttaatttcattttcattttgctttcttagcttaatgatttttttttatttccggTGTCGTagttgaaaaaaaatgaaaaaataaaagacaAGTGAATTTAAGAGTCGAGGACTTTGCTTCTGGAATTCATGGCATGGAATGGCATGAACATGTGCCATAAATTCATGCGTGTCAGCATGGCAATCATTGTTTCTGGAATTAATAGCATGATAATGATACTAATCTTATGCCAAATTTCATGCGGCAACATGACATTCATCAATTCTGGTTTTTATAGCATGAAAATGGTGTGGAATTGGTGCCAAAATTGAATGAGCCACGCTGGtgtgtttatttaaaaaaaaattaagttttgcaCGGAAGTAGTGCAATTCCCTTTATCCACGGTGCATTTGCACCAAAGAATTCTCCTCTGCAATATTTTGCACCAAACTCACGCAAATTAGAGAGTTTTGTGGCGCAATTGCAAGGtctgaaaaaaaaatagcacAGTGTGTGCATTTTCACTTTTCATCTTTTGTTCCAAGTTTTATTCTGGAGTATACAAGCTCCATTAGTATCTTGTCCGAGAGCAATTTTCTATCCCCTTCTTACGTTCCAATTATTGCTACTTCTCTCAAGGCAATTGCTAGAGtaattttataaaacaaaaacaaaaaaatacatCCTTTTTAGTTTGAGTCTTAGTGTTCTCATGAgttatttgagttataattaTGGTATTTTTAATTTGTGTGCTCATTTTTCAAGGACTAAGCGATTTATATGATCAAAATTGAGCTGGAGGGCCCAGCTGACAGAGTCCTGGTGCTATCACTGTTTGCACCCAAATTGAGTACAAGGAGTTTCTCTTAATCAATTATCTCTCAAGTAATTGCATGATCATGTATTTTACATTTTGTTGCACACACTAGTTCTGCACATGCTTTTACTCCTTAGTCATTTCACCTTTGTATTTGACTACTCAAGTGATTTCAATTCTGAATCTATGTCTTGCTTTTTATGAAAATTGTGATACACATGTGCAGTTAATGTATTGGAAATGACATATTATTGAGAGAAGTAAGTGAATTTTAGGACTGAGTGGTGTTTTCAATGGATATTGTTGATAGGAGTTCACTGGGGTTCATCTCTTTACCCCTTGTTTTTGCTGAGTGATGAGTGATCTCTGATGATTCCTGACTTGCTTGCACTTGCTTGGTTCTGCTTTGAAATGCATGTCGGTTTGATATTGTTATGCTTGTGATTTGTTAAGAGATTATTAGGCATTCTTGATGGCCTTTAGACTTTGTTTCAGTTATTCCTTAGTTGCCCAAGTTGAGCCTAAATGTGAATTTTCTTGGTCCCTAACTTTGAAAATATTCGTGAACTGTTAAGTGATCTGAATTGTGAATTGAGCAAACAGAAAAAAATACTAGTGTATCGGATCCCTCTATCTCCTAGTGTGCATGAAAATGAAGCAAAATGCttaaaaaaatgatgaaaaaatgaaaagaaggaaaaaaatgagaaaaagaaaaaaaaaacaaagtttgCAAATAAAAAGAGGAGATGAGTAGAAAGAAAGAACCTTGAGTGCTTTAAATAAATGCTCTAAATTGAAAGAACAAATAGATCACTTAACTGTCTGTTTGTGTAGCCTTGCTTTATCTTTTTCTTATCCTACCTAAAGTTACACCTTGGCCAAGTTACAACCTGTGAGAATCTCTTTCTTGTT
This portion of the Lotus japonicus ecotype B-129 chromosome 3, LjGifu_v1.2 genome encodes:
- the LOC130744347 gene encoding uncharacterized protein LOC130744347, with amino-acid sequence MLNAAANSAFDSLPAHRALEIIDNLATRSSQSDYDRENRESVHEVGTNDDVLASNRKLSQKMDAIVQRLDGRKLSAEDAAFDEEVKAMGNPQNSPYSNTYNQGWRNHPNFSWRDQDKSGNSREYSNQRTYGQDQKPQPSQEQGSGKKSLEEIVGELAQATSKLQVSTDSFINESRNNFKNQEASIKNLENQVGQISKQLSERSPGMFPSNTVPNPRENISAVTLRSGKVMHQIEKKKDNEKNKSETGNKSASEVRSKEKEQSEDRLVKERKVDLENNKFTKVPFPHFPTNIAKRRLEKQFSKFVSMFKKLRVDLPFSEVLEKMPQYAKFMKEILSKKRKLSEENDIVELTEECSAILQKKLPPKRKDPGSFTLPVNFGSSKEVRALCDLGASVNLMPLSMFERLNVGELKPTMMMLQLEDRSMVTPWGVVEDVLVRVGEFEFPVDFVIIDMDEDSKIPLILGRPFLATSQAKINVGKGTISLRVADEKITFTIFDLKPKQIEKNDAFLVEMMEEWSDEKLKQFFLKEKAGASNKKKKQNTQSDQTEKVYSMSMVVNSKQKEENLRNQAEPVHLESVVANMVRKEEKAKGECFIWKPKHKKDEKLPIPSNSKLNNCVHAFKIACKNMVKMCAEFKEPGSAMHYGVNPG